Genomic window (Synechococcus sp. LA31):
GATGATGCAATCGGAGACGCGGTCGCCTGGTTGGAGCACACCGGCTCCGAGCCACAGCAGCAGTTGATCGGTGTGGAAGTTTGTGCAGCGAATGGAGACTGGCGCACCTACCGCCTGCCAATGCCGCTGCTTTGCCCTCTGCCCCACGAATCGAATCAGGCGGCATCGCTCTTGGTCCAGTAGCGGTAGAGCCACACACCGCCACCACCCCAAATCACTGTCCACACCACAAAAGTGGTTGCGGTGCCCAGCTGGCCTGTTTCTAATGAGTAGAGGCCTGCGTTGATCAGGCCGGCATCGATCAGGGAGCCACCGATGCCCCAACCCAGCACCCAGGTGAGCAGAAAACCGATCGCTTGTACGTTGCCGGTCATGCTGCAGCGTCGTAGCGACGGTTCACTTCGTTCCAGTTCACGAGATCCCACCAGGCCGTGATGTAGTCGGGCCGACGGTTCTGGTACTTGAGGTAGTAGGCGTGCTCCCAGACGTCAAGCCCAAGCAAGGGGGCGCCCCGCTCAACACCAGGCAGATCCATCAGAGGGTTGTCTTGATTCGCCGTGCTGGTGATGGCCAGAGCACCGTCATCGGTGCGGATCAGCCAGGCCCAACCTGAGCCAAAGCGAGCGGCAGCCGCCTGGCCGAACTGGGTCTGCATCGCCTGCAGCGAGCCGAAGCTGGCCTCGATCGCTGCCAACAGTGCAGCCGATGGCTCGCCGCCCTCGCCTGCCGGTGCCATCACTGCCCAGAACTGGGTGTGATTCCAGTGGCCGCC
Coding sequences:
- a CDS encoding superoxide dismutase — protein: MLRLLCSVLATVLLLFGSAVPAWAEFVLPPLPYAPDALEPVIDATTMTIHHDKHHGAYVANLNGQIKGNPPLAKLSLDALQGQISRFPVAVRNNGGGHWNHTQFWAVMAPAGEGGEPSAALLAAIEASFGSLQAMQTQFGQAAAARFGSGWAWLIRTDDGALAITSTANQDNPLMDLPGVERGAPLLGLDVWEHAYYLKYQNRRPDYITAWWDLVNWNEVNRRYDAAA